The window GCAGCATTTTGAGTTTGTATTCAACAGAACCTGTAAGAAATAAGAAAACATTGTCCTTTTTACTGTTTGCTTGTGTGAACAAGCTTTGCATTTAGTGTTGTGCATTATACCTTCAAAAACACATCTTATTTTCAGATGTGAACAGGGCTTTGTGGTTTTCCAAGCTagtaatcaaatcaaataaactctAATTTGACCCCAGTTGAAGCGCATGCTGGGTAACCAGACTTGCCACAGTGTTATTGTTCATAACATGATCTACTGTCtgctgaaaaattcacagtaaaacaTAATGCAACATTATTGTGTTTCCTGAACCACAAAAACAATTCTGCGAGCAATTGAAAACCTGTTAGTCCAAGCTGAGCCTCTGCACAAAAGTACATAAAGACAATATCTTCTTTTTCATTTAAAGAGTGGCATGATTTAGAACTATGGAAATGTTTGTGTAGTAAGGAGATGATGCTTTTGTTTTTGTAAGGCAACATTTTATTCTTGCACATTTAACCAGTGTAATTCTGTTAGTCATGCTGGATGGATCAGATGTCTCCACCAGACATTGCATATTGACAAATCATGCTAAACTCGCTTTTCAAAGCCACCAATGGCAATTtagtgttcatttttattttactttatttatttatttatttatttatttatttgttgaacgTTTTAACAGTTTGGAATGAGCACTATCACAGACATAGAAGTATTCAGCCATAAATCTCACGATAGACATGTATGCactcatacaaattcatattatGAGCCACTATATCCAAAATCTTATGAATTACTGTCATATGTTTTATGACAGTATAAACTAAATACTACATATGTCATTGGATATATCATGTATTAAAGAAACTGTCATGTTTTCAATGTTGAAAATACTAATAatcgcactgtaaaaaaataatttagagaTTAATTTTCAAAAAGCCATCCTAGCCTCAATTTTGTAACTCACCAATGTTAAATCATTATCATTTTGAATGGTTACTTGTACATATATAAAACCACAAATATATTAGATATAGAGGAAGCTGGTTAAATATACTGTTCATAATATGGTTAACAAACTAATTGTAGATAATTGTAGAAAAGTATAATGAAGGacatttattataaatgaattgTATAAAAAATGTGCCATACAGTTGATTATATACAGTACCAGTCGATGTCCATAAATTGACATCCAGCCCAAAATCTCACGAAAATATACAGATTTGGTTGTGCAAATTCATAtacgaattagacactaaatTTAAAAACTTACAAATTGCTGTGGGATTTCATTGGTGATATCATATAGAAAAGAAACTCTCATGTATTTTGATGTTAAACATGCTAATAATCACATAGAACTGTCACTTTTTTTAAATCCACAAATGTGAAATTAGTGTTAATTTATCATTTTGAATGGTTActtactcaccggccactttattaggtacacctgtccaactgcttgttaatgcaaatttctaatcagccaatcacatggctgcaactcaatgcatttaggcatgtagacatggtcaagacgatctgctgcagttcataccgagcatcagaatggggaataaaagtgatttgggtgactttgaacatggcatggttgttggcgcCAGAcaggctagtctgagtatttcagaaactgctgatctcctgagattttcacgcactatcatctctagggtttacagagaatggtccaaaaaagagataatatgcagtgagcggcagttctgtgggcacaaatgccttgctgatgccagagatcagaggagaatggccagactggttcaaactgatagaaaggcaacagtaactcaaataatcactttgttacaactgaggtatgtaGAAGAGCGTCTCTGAACACATTAAGCATGTTGAACCTTGAGGCCGATGTGCTACcaccagaagaccacaccgggtttaagaacagaaaactgaggctacaattcgcacagggtcaccaaaattggacaatagaggattagaaaaacattgcctggtctgagtctcgatttctgcttctACATttggatagtagggtcagaatttgacatcaacaacatgaaatcatggataTACTCTGCCTTctgtcaacggttcaggctggtggtgtaatggtgtgggggatattttcttggcacactttgggcccattagtatcaattgagcatcatgacaatgccacagcctacctgagtattgttgttgactatccattcctttatgaccacagtatacccatcttctgatggctacttccatcaAGATAACACTGCATGTCATGAAGCAGGAATCATCTCAGacatcatggatgtacagccgacaaatctgcagaaactgggtgatgctatcatgtcaatatggacaaaatctctgaggaatatttccagtatcttgttgaatctatgccataaaggattaaggcagttctgtatACATAAAGTTAGGTAAATGAGTGTATACACAAAGAATCACAGATATATTACACATAGAGGAAACTGGTTAAAAAATATTTGGTTAAAAATACTGTTAATCACATGCTCAAAAACAAATTAAGTATATCAAAGGACCTTTATTAAGTATATCAAAGGACCTTTATTAAGTATATCAAAGGACCTTTATTATAAATGAATTGTATAAAAATGTGTCATACAATTGATTAAATCCCAGTAGATCTCCATACATTGACGTATACATTTTACTGAAATTTGTTTTTACACAAGCATCATATGCGCTTGCATGTGCCCATTTACCTCACATAACTTCTAAGCCCCTCTTACCCTCTCTTTGCATGTGAGACATGGGAATGTGTATATATGAGGCCCTACATTACAGCAGTGCCTATGGCATTGTTCTCTCTGTATGAATAGCCTCTAGCTACTGGAATTAATTTAATCCTCTCTTTTCACGTGTTTCAGCGTCAATGGACAATACTGGTCAGCTAAGGAAACATTGAAGAGGGTCCTCAGCCACTAAAAAAACACTAAACCAACAACTGTAGATGCAAAATTTTATGGCCGTAAATGTGAATTACTTTAACTGTAGGCCATGTTATTCCCATTCTTTggaacttctttaaaaaaaaaacagcagcacattttttaaaatcagaaGAGATAGCTCATGACTTAATGAGCAAATCCCCTTTGCTTTGATTTCTAAATTAGACTGTAATGAGCTTAACTCATCTTTGACATTTTTTACTTCTGTGGCAGGAGGATCTAAAAGCTAGTGCATGCATGGACTTTTGACCAAATTTGCAAAATAATGCTGAATTTACATGCTATCGGAGAAATGCCATAGATTTGTGTTAGAACAAAGACTATTAAGCCTAATTTATTTgatatcaaaatattttagaCCCAGTTTGTTTTCAGCCTTGTTCTtggaacagacagacaaaaacgATACTAGGTATCTTCCTAGGaattaatcaaatcaaacaaAGTCATATCTAAACCCAGCTGAAAAAAGATGTTCCATAATCAGGCATGCCACAATAATAGTATACAGTAGTATACAATGGTAACCTCTATCTGCATCATATATATCATGTCATGTCTTTTGAGTCTATATTTAGACATTTTATCTCATAATTTCTACTTTGTCAGTTTTAACTTTAATAGTcctaattttgactttttatgtaataatttagacattttatcttataattttgacttaaaattATAGGTTTGACTTTTTATCttgtaattttgactttataaatTGTAATTTTGACTGTTACAATTGTAACTTTTTACATAGTAAAATCATAGTTATGACTCTTTAGTTCGCATTGTTTTTTTAAGTCAATAAAAATTTTATCTCATAATCCTTGACTTTAGAAATCATAATTTGGACTTTGTAAGTCAAGACGGCTTTTTAAGtcattattttgacttttattctcataattctgactttataaatcataattttgacattttatgtaatttagacattttataatttaatttttaaaattattgctTTGACTTTTTATCTCTGAATTTTaactgtataaatatttttttttacttttacctaACTTTTTATCTCATTATTTTTACTTTAGAAATCATAATTTGATTTTTAAGTCACTTCAGttttaagtcattttttttttacttttctgtgCTCTGAATTTTTAACCTTTTGTCTCATTATTTAGATTTTAGAAATCATAATTATGACTTTCTAAGTCACTTTGGCTTTTAAAGTTGTACTTGAaagtttttattcataattttgactttgtaAATCATGACACGGCGGCTTTTTAAGTCATTATTTTGACTTTcaatctcataattctgactttcagTCATAATTTTGACTATGTAATTTAGACATTTTATcttataatttagattttttaaattattgcttTGACTTTCTATCTCAAAATTTAAACTATGAATAGTTTTTTTACTTATGTCATAATTTCaactttttatcattattttgacTTAAGAAATCATAATTTGGACTTTGTAAGTCACTACAGCTTCTTAAgtcttttttttcactttttatataataattctgactttataaatcataattttgactttttatgcaATAATCTCAAAGTCAATATTAAAAGATAAAAtgtctaaattaataaaaaataagtcagaattatgatttataaatcagAATTATGAggcaaaaagtcaaaattattacttAAAAAGCCATAGTGTCGTACAAAGTCCAAATTATGATTTCTAAAGTCAAAGTTATGAGATAAAAAGTTGAAATGATTACTTAAGTCAAAATTACAATTTATAAAGACAATTCAGAGATAAAAAGTCAAAGCAATAatctgaagtcaaaattataagataaaatgtataaattattacATAACTgcaaattataatttataaaataaaaattataagatAAAAGTTCTGAGATTAAAAAGTCAAAGCTATGATTTTAAGTCATAATTTCAActtttttgagactttttttctcataattctgactttataaatcATAATTTGGACTTTAAGGAATAGTTTAATTTCTTACCTAGTGGAAATTGGctttaatggaatttaatgcacATGGAATTTAATCCTCTCTATTTTTATGCATTTCAGCATCAATGGGCAATATTGGCCAGCTAAGGATCCATTTAAAAAGTCTTcaattgccaaaaaaaaaaaaaagaagcaaaagaaCTGTGcatgcaaagagatacaattttACAATTGTGGGTTCTATGCTCCTATTTCTGAAAACATATTTCACCCAAGAGACTTTGTAATGAGTTTAACTCACCTTAAAAGCCATGAGGTAAAAATAGAAAAGCAAAAAGTTCTGGCTGAGCGAAGCATGTCATCTAAAACAGGCCCAGCAAACGTCATGGTCCAGTTCAGAGGTGCGGCGAGATGTAGAAGTCAATTACATGCATGAGCTGTTCAGATGAGGCGAGCGACACATTCAGGTTGCTCATTATCATGTCAGCGTGCAGCTCCTGGATGGTTTTCTGCTTCTTGGCTCTGCTGGTAACACTGGTGTCCCAGAGCGAAGGAGGTTGTCAGGATACGGGAATGTGTTGCATCGGACAAAACCAGTCATGCATTAGTGAAGACTGGAGGAAAGATCGTTCCTTTGGAGAGTGCTATTGCGACCAGGCATGCAAGACCACATTGGACTGTTGCCACGACTATGACCTTGCCTGTCCAGGTTTCTaagaatttcattttttttcagatgaCATGTTTTATGAATTATACAATGGAATCAGGCTGTTATAGACCTGATCTGTAAACCGGAGGCCagattttatttacttatatgcTGATGTGTTTGCttgtaaaaattataaaaaaaaaagttttaaaaaagatGTTTCATAATCAGCCATGCCACAATAATAGTATACAGTAGTATACAATGGTAACCTCTATCTGAATCATATAAAACATGTCATGTCTTTTTTGAGTCTAAATATAGACATTTTAACTCATAATTTCTACTTTGTAAGTTATATTTTTGTATCCCTTAATTTTGACTTTGTAAGTCATAACAACTTACAAACTGAAATTAATGTTTTAACATTAATTGTcctaattttgactttttatgtaataatttagacttcagaAATCTTAATTATGACTTGAATCACTACTGCTTTTTaagtcataattttgactttattaatcataattttgactttttatgtttcgtttagtttaaactttattgtccgttctgcttgacAAAGAAAGGAAAGTCTTTTTCGTTAACACTGGATTTAGGACAACAATTGCATACATGCAACAACCACACAATAACAacactcatcaagacaacaacataagttaaatgtttaaataaacaaattagccCCATACAAACTACTGCAGATCATTCTTGGCAACCACCACATTCACTTTAAACAGTGATCCGGTTTAAAATAACAACTGCCATTGGCACAAATGACTGTTTATAAGCATTTTTTCAtgctttaggaattctaaacctgcgtcCTGATGGTAACATTCAGTTCAAATGCTGAGTGAAGGGGATGagtattacttaaaaaaatcacAACTGCTGTTTTTTCCATAAAGGAGTCTAATCAAATCTGCAGTGAATGTTGTTTGTGACCAGTCGTCTTATTTGCCATAATTTCTTCTTGtgtttaagtgttgtgttaccaaaccatgGAACAATATTATGTGAACATATATGTAAACAATATCAATGATCtctatgccatgtttaaagtctgtgtactaacattaaaacttctcaaCTTGCGGAGGAGATAGAGGCGCTGACTTGCCTTCTTATAAACCGCCTCaacattaaaactaaaattaagttTATTGTCAATAACTGTGCCTAAATACTTAAAATTTGAGACCTGCTCTACTATTTGTCCATTTATGATGACTGGTTTATATAGTCTAGTATCTACTGCTCTTGTTTGACACCCCAGACATAACTCTTTTGTTTTCACAATATTTCGGTGTAATTAACTTTTGCCAAACCAATctgtaataatatattaaaaatataagtagcTATAgagcttcaactgtatatcaaattttgtgtcaaaacaagcaaattcttgttatatacatatatcttTCAGCATTACCTAACAATAATAAGTAGATATCTCCAAATCCGATCACATGATCGAAAACAGGCACAATCAtgtggtttcagactcgatcggaatcagacgttacctcccgatcattctcattattttttttaacacatctatagaaatgttttaataagtaaaaatcttttccactgaacattagaaaaaatccttagtgtttagaactttataagtctaaaattgactttattaaagttttaaaaatgtcttaaagttttacatttgacttggtgaaaccagCAGAAACCCAGATAATGCTTTAAATTAAAGACCTTcccaaatggtaaaaaaaaaaaaaaaaaaaaaaaaaaaaacttgccacTGAAAAATGGTGTAGGCACTAACAAACttactttttttccccctcaatgGACTTTTCAGgctaaaaaagaaataattaatcTCTTTCTGTATTTCAAATGATGAGTTTCTGCCAATTTAAGTAACTGAAATGCTGTAATGACTGTCCAAAGTGCTTGAATATAAGGCATACAAGGCACATATATAACCTGATATAAGGCTTTAAATTGAAGACCCTTTTAAACTctcaaatggtaaaaaaaataaataaataaatggtgtgGGCATTAACAAACTTTTTCCCCTCAATGGACTTTTCAGGCTAAGATAAGAaagaattcatttatttttgtattcgaGTTTCTGCCAATTTAAGTAACTCACATGCTTTAATAACTGTCCAAAGTGCTTGAATATGAGGCATACAATGTACACTTATATAACCGTATTATATACAACCCTGATAAAGCTTTAAATTAAAGACCTTGAAGAAATGCctataaaggtaaaataaaaactgGGGTGGGCACTGACAAACTTACTTTTATTCCCCTCAGTGCATGTTTTGGCTAAGATAAGAAAGAATGTATCTCTTTATGTATTCCAAATGATGAGTTTCTGTCAATTTAAGTAACTTAAATGCTGTACTGACTGTTGactttgacacacatacaccgacctcctggagagtgttcttgatctggccaactgttgttgaagggtgttttcttcaccagggaaagaattctttggttatccaccacagttgttttcaTGGTCTTCCAGCTCTTTTAGTGGTGCATTTCTTCTTTCTAAGAATGTTTATAAGAATGTCAAATAGTTGTTTTGGCCTCACCTAATGTTTTTTTCTATCTCTttgatgggtttgttttgtttttcagcctaatgatggcttgcttgactgatagtgacagctctttggatctcatcttgagagttgacagcaacagattccaaatgcaaatagcacacgtGGAATGAACTCTGAACCTTTTATCTGCTCagtgtaattgggataatgaaggaataacacacacctggccatggaacagcttagaagccaattgtccaattactattggacccttaacaagtgggaggcaaatttgttgtaattcctacagcgttcacctgatttggatgtaaataccctcaaattaaagctgacagtttgCAGTTTaagcacatcttgttcatttcaaatcaattgtgttggtgtatagattttagaattgtgtcaatgtccaaatatgTAAGGGCCCTAACTGTATAACCTTGATAAGGCTTTAAATTAAAGACCTTTTCAAACTCCCAAATAGTAATATAAAAATGGGGTGGGCACTAACAAACTTACTTTTTTCACTCTCAATGGACTTTCCGGGCAAAGATAAGAATGAAATCATCTCTTTTTGTATTCCAAATGACGAGTTTGTCAATTTAAGTAGCTGAAATGTTGTAATGACTGTCCAAAGTGTTTAAATATGAGGCATACAAGGCACATTAAAATGATAAACTCTGAAATATTACTTTCCTCTGATTTAAAAGCCATTGTACGTGTGTGTTTCAGCTGTATCTTGTGTGGTGAGTGAATGGAGCCTGTGGTCTGGCTGTCTGGAGCCCTGTAAACCCACACTGCGGTCCAGGCGGAGGCAGGTGATTCAAGAAGCACGTAATGGAGGTGAACCCTGTCCGTCTCTTCAGCAGACCGCAGGATGTGCCGAGTACCACGATCAGCACGGTCCATGCCTGCAATCACTGGGTACATCAATCTATAGTAATATTCTTCTTACGCAAACCCATACATTTCATAATCAGCAGTTGATACCTCAACATGTCTGAGGTCAGCTCTTTGCATCCATTATAAAAGCACCTGGTCATCACAGAAGTGTATTTACTTGTTACaaccattattattgttttttgcaCTGAATTATTATTGCATTTGCTCCACAGTACAGGCATATCTTATGTAATCACATTATCTTTACATAGAGTGTAATCAAATGATGTACTATAATCATCTTCTTTGCATAGATTTGCTGTAAGTACTTAAGCAGCAATATAAATGCCACTTTTTACCTTGAACGACCATATAAATGGATGTGCTTTTGAAGGTTTGAACCTTCTTATTATATATGGGCCACATAAGCATTAAAATGTCTCTTCCGTAATCTTTGACCCCCTGTCCTGACTCATTATTTTATAGTCCCGGCTCTCATCACCACGGGTGGATATGGAAATGCTCGGAAAAAGAGGGAGGTTTTGGACAACATCACAGGGTGAGATCTTGACAATCTATTAACCTAGTGACCAGATATAACAACGACATAAATATACCCTAGTTATCTCCTAGCTACTTATCTGGGTTACTCTGGCAGACTGTTAGTGTTgctatgcactcaaaaaaatgaattatggctttagttggtccaaagaatgtaactatgtttaaattaaacaattcgcttatgtttgtgtattaaaaataaaagtgttgtgttggaaaaaattagaaaatgtaagttttcacatttaaacagctcacttaattaacatgaatgaaagggagttgtgttgcttctgcagtactgcattttggtcaataggtaGAGTAATATCTGCGcatgcgcagtttcaaaacaacacaggaagtaagaagattcaaaccacaacgatcactctcagctcggcgccatattatgggaatcaaaagatgaagattacagtacaaattgagaacgtgcacaaagctttccccaatgtggacacacaggtgagattttttttacatattatgtatttatactgaggctgtgacaacatttgaatcataaatgtactctcttgtaatactatgttgtgtttgtgtatagtattgctatgaaattgccatgttccctgtgtcttttccacattatagacagataaatgtatagtttgttttgcattcctgtgaaattttatacttagtatatatta is drawn from Danio rerio strain Tuebingen ecotype United States chromosome 6, GRCz12tu, whole genome shotgun sequence and contains these coding sequences:
- the si:dkey-7k24.5 gene encoding somatomedin-B and thrombospondin type-1 domain-containing protein, yielding MSCSDEASDTFRLLIIMSACSSWMVFCFLALLVTLVSQSEGGCQDTGMCCIGQNQSCISEDWRKDRSFGECYCDQACKTTLDCCHDYDLACPAVSCVVSEWSLWSGCLEPCKPTLRSRRRQVIQEARNGGEPCPSLQQTAGCAEYHDQHGPCLQSLVPALITTGGYGNARKKREVLDNITGYCVEFELTSLTAGCQRSFSSHTRWMRYLKEGHQVCVECQPPALTPGQRYCSGDGENMGYDRSVSLQWQAVGNSQCRGVWRRVRRRESCSCPTVHSFLFI